One stretch of Thermodesulfovibrionales bacterium DNA includes these proteins:
- the kdsB gene encoding 3-deoxy-manno-octulosonate cytidylyltransferase: MNERAVVIIPARYGATRFPGKPLALLKDKPIIQWVFERARCAKRIQDVIVATDDERIVEVIKNAGGKAVMTSKHHASGTDRIAEVAKDIMCDIIINVQGDEPFISPDIIDKTIELLNDRRASISTMAKIIEEPGEIKDPNVVKVVLDREGFALYFSRSVIPFYRDKWRSLEEINFESGMKVYKHIGIYGYRRDVLLGLSQTPQGELEKTEKLEQLRALENGMRIKVGITTVNTIGIDTPQDLKKAEEWLNLYS; this comes from the coding sequence ATGAACGAAAGGGCTGTAGTCATAATCCCGGCAAGATACGGAGCCACGAGATTTCCAGGAAAGCCTCTCGCACTCCTTAAGGATAAACCTATAATTCAATGGGTTTTTGAAAGGGCAAGGTGTGCTAAAAGGATTCAGGATGTTATTGTGGCAACCGATGATGAAAGGATTGTAGAGGTAATAAAAAATGCTGGTGGAAAGGCAGTCATGACTTCAAAGCACCACGCCTCTGGAACAGACAGGATAGCAGAGGTGGCAAAAGATATAATGTGTGATATAATTATCAATGTGCAGGGAGATGAACCCTTTATTTCACCTGATATAATTGACAAAACCATTGAACTTCTCAATGACCGCAGGGCATCCATAAGCACAATGGCAAAGATTATCGAAGAACCGGGTGAAATCAAAGACCCAAATGTAGTGAAGGTGGTTCTTGACAGAGAGGGTTTTGCCCTTTATTTTTCCCGCTCGGTTATTCCATTTTACAGAGATAAATGGAGAAGTCTCGAGGAAATTAATTTTGAATCAGGTATGAAGGTTTACAAACATATCGGCATATATGGATACAGAAGGGATGTACTCCTTGGATTATCTCAAACACCCCAGGGTGAACTTGAGAAAACTGAAAAGCTTGAACAGTTAAGGGCACTTGAAAACGGTATGAGGATAAAGGTTGGTATAACAACAGTAAATACCATAGGTATCGATACTCCCCAGGACCTGAAAAAGGCTGAAGAATGGCTAAATTTATATTCATAA
- a CDS encoding OsmC family protein — MDSEKDLLEEELKGYKEKIMPVNKAILTWDRELIFTGRTQRGYEIEFDAHQQWGCSPTEALLLSVASCMAIDVVTFLQKMKGEIKSFRIDITGERNPTPPQYYKRIEMTLHISAKNVTEKQIARAVSLSHEKYCSVYHSLRKDIEVKVDYILTPE, encoded by the coding sequence ATGGACAGTGAAAAGGATCTTCTTGAGGAGGAGCTTAAGGGTTACAAAGAAAAGATTATGCCTGTCAACAAAGCTATCCTGACCTGGGACAGAGAGCTCATCTTTACTGGAAGAACACAGAGGGGTTATGAGATTGAATTTGATGCCCACCAGCAGTGGGGGTGCTCTCCTACTGAGGCACTCTTACTCAGTGTAGCTAGTTGTATGGCAATAGATGTTGTAACATTCTTGCAGAAGATGAAGGGAGAGATAAAGTCTTTCAGAATTGACATAACAGGAGAAAGGAATCCCACACCTCCCCAGTATTACAAAAGAATAGAGATGACGCTCCATATATCAGCCAAAAATGTAACAGAAAAACAGATTGCCCGTGCTGTTTCACTTTCTCATGAAAAATATTGTTCTGTCTACCACTCCTTAAGAAAGGATATTGAAGTGAAGGTTGATTACATACTGACACCTGAATGA